The following proteins are co-located in the Bosea sp. AS-1 genome:
- a CDS encoding transporter substrate-binding domain-containing protein, with product MKRLFTLALLGTTALACASQAVRADMLDDITKAGKIRIATDLAIPPSGMIDSAMKPTGSDVETAELLAKDWGLQLEFIQTTGATRIPNVQTNKADIIISTLSVTPDRAKVIDFSKPYAALQSVVGCLKSVEAKSWDDLKGKTIAVSRGTTQDTTLTNMKERDLKLARYEDDATMVTAAVSGQADCVATSATIVSQIGVKAPSRPFEPKVTITNFDLAIGVKKGEPKLLEKLNAWVEQNLKNGKLNAIYKKFHGTELPAEMRG from the coding sequence ATGAAACGCTTGTTCACGCTCGCTCTGCTCGGCACGACAGCCCTTGCCTGCGCCAGCCAGGCAGTTCGCGCCGACATGCTCGACGACATCACGAAGGCCGGCAAGATCCGCATCGCGACCGATCTCGCGATCCCGCCATCGGGCATGATCGACAGCGCCATGAAACCGACCGGCTCGGACGTCGAGACCGCCGAACTCCTCGCCAAGGACTGGGGCCTGCAGCTCGAATTCATCCAGACGACTGGCGCGACCCGCATCCCCAACGTCCAGACCAACAAGGCCGACATCATCATCTCGACGCTGTCGGTTACGCCGGATCGCGCCAAGGTCATCGACTTTTCCAAGCCCTACGCCGCGCTGCAATCGGTCGTGGGCTGCCTGAAATCGGTCGAGGCGAAGAGCTGGGACGATCTGAAGGGCAAGACGATCGCCGTCTCGCGCGGCACCACGCAGGACACGACGCTGACCAACATGAAGGAGCGCGATCTCAAGCTCGCCCGCTACGAGGATGATGCGACCATGGTCACGGCCGCGGTTTCCGGCCAGGCCGACTGCGTCGCCACCTCGGCCACCATCGTCTCCCAGATCGGCGTCAAGGCACCGTCGCGCCCGTTCGAGCCGAAGGTCACGATCACCAATTTCGACCTCGCCATCGGCGTGAAGAAGGGTGAGCCGAAGCTGCTTGAGAAGCTCAACGCCTGGGTCGAGCAGAACCTCAAGAACGGCAAGCTCAACGCGATCTACAAGAAGTTCCACGGCACCGAACTGCCCGCGGAGATGCGCGGCTGA
- a CDS encoding acetamidase/formamidase family protein — translation MTRHHFQPTQYSNVIGTLPAVIEIASGDSVVTTTLDAAGTDHDGAQKAPRGNPMTGPFFVTGAEPGDALLVTIERMTPNRDTGWTYSPLAPGVLDPATLADLPKRERYEWTIDAKAGTVKLLDPSPRIRDWSFPLKPMLGCFGVAPERGQSISTATSGAHGGNMDYRLFGPGATIAFPVHAPGGLFFLGDGHACQGDGEIAGTGVETSFEVEFRVELRKQQKLLWPRCETETDLLVIAAGRPLDQPLQFATTEMLRWIGEDLGVDAVEASHLLGQAVRYDVANVFNPAYCVACRLEKNEITRGMSLRGKL, via the coding sequence ATGACGCGCCACCATTTCCAGCCGACGCAATATTCGAACGTCATCGGCACCCTGCCCGCCGTGATCGAGATCGCCAGCGGTGACAGCGTCGTGACGACCACGCTCGACGCAGCCGGCACCGATCATGACGGCGCGCAGAAGGCACCGCGCGGCAATCCGATGACCGGTCCGTTCTTCGTGACCGGGGCGGAACCGGGCGATGCGCTTCTGGTGACGATCGAGCGGATGACGCCGAACCGCGACACCGGCTGGACCTATTCGCCGCTGGCGCCCGGCGTGCTCGACCCCGCGACCCTGGCCGATCTGCCGAAGCGCGAGCGCTATGAATGGACGATCGACGCCAAGGCCGGCACCGTGAAGCTGCTGGATCCCTCCCCGCGCATCCGCGACTGGAGCTTCCCGCTCAAGCCGATGCTCGGCTGCTTCGGCGTCGCGCCCGAGCGCGGCCAGTCGATCTCGACGGCGACAAGCGGCGCCCATGGCGGCAACATGGACTACCGGCTGTTCGGCCCCGGCGCGACCATCGCCTTCCCGGTCCATGCGCCGGGCGGCCTGTTCTTCCTCGGCGACGGCCATGCCTGCCAGGGCGATGGCGAGATCGCCGGCACCGGCGTCGAGACCTCGTTCGAGGTCGAGTTCCGGGTCGAGTTGCGCAAGCAGCAGAAGCTGCTCTGGCCGCGCTGCGAGACAGAGACCGACCTGCTCGTCATCGCCGCCGGACGCCCGCTCGACCAGCCCCTGCAATTCGCCACCACCGAGATGCTGCGCTGGATCGGCGAGGACCTCGGCGTCGATGCCGTCGAGGCCAGTCATCTGCTCGGGCAGGCCGTGCGCTACGACGTCGCCAACGTCTTCAACCCGGCCTATTGCGTCGCCTGCCGGCTGGAGAAGAACGAGATCACGCGCGGCATGTCGCTGCGCGGCAAGCTCTGA
- a CDS encoding helix-turn-helix transcriptional regulator translates to MRGESDAYQTVPRAVAVMPKSYEGGMSTGWHSHPRAQLLYATSGLTLVTAEDGTWILPAQHALWIPPRLSHEVRMHGKVMMCSAYVTPEAVGVLPTGCRVLEVTPLLAATLAALAAEPMLYDEGGRGGHLAALILDEIARAPETSLTLPLPRDPRLRRVCDALLKDPGSAIDLDGWAQRVGASRRTLTRGFRSETGLSFGDWRARLRVVRALALASDGHPPHQIARAVGYADPRALRTVARRILGGIGLSW, encoded by the coding sequence ATGCGCGGCGAGAGCGATGCCTATCAGACGGTTCCGCGCGCCGTTGCGGTGATGCCGAAATCCTATGAAGGCGGGATGAGCACCGGCTGGCACAGCCACCCGCGGGCCCAGCTCCTTTACGCCACCTCCGGTTTGACGCTGGTGACAGCCGAGGACGGCACCTGGATTTTGCCGGCGCAACACGCGCTCTGGATCCCGCCGCGGCTGTCCCATGAGGTCAGGATGCATGGCAAGGTGATGATGTGCTCGGCCTATGTCACGCCGGAGGCGGTCGGCGTCCTGCCGACGGGCTGCCGCGTGCTCGAGGTGACGCCGCTCCTGGCCGCGACGCTCGCGGCGCTGGCGGCCGAGCCGATGCTCTATGACGAAGGCGGTCGCGGCGGCCATCTCGCGGCGCTCATCCTCGACGAGATCGCGCGGGCGCCGGAAACCTCCCTGACCTTGCCGTTACCGCGCGATCCGCGCTTGCGGCGCGTCTGCGACGCTCTGTTGAAAGATCCCGGCTCAGCGATCGACCTCGATGGCTGGGCGCAGCGCGTCGGAGCGAGCCGGCGCACGTTGACCCGTGGCTTCCGCAGCGAAACCGGCCTCAGCTTCGGCGACTGGCGGGCGCGGCTGCGCGTCGTCCGGGCCCTGGCGCTGGCCTCGGACGGCCATCCGCCTCATCAGATCGCCCGCGCGGTCGGTTATGCCGATCCACGTGCCCTGCGTACCGTGGCGAGGCGCATCCTCGGGGGCATCGGGCTTTCGTGGTGA
- a CDS encoding antibiotic biosynthesis monooxygenase family protein produces the protein MTMEPVVLINLLKVDPGKQAALIALLKRNIETVVSTLDGWRASRLIAARDGSGVVIYSEWDTPAAVEAMRADARMRAYFPQILELATFDSTLGATVFSDAR, from the coding sequence ATGACCATGGAACCCGTCGTTCTCATCAATCTGCTGAAGGTCGATCCCGGCAAACAGGCTGCCTTGATCGCCCTGCTGAAACGCAACATCGAAACCGTCGTCAGCACACTCGACGGCTGGCGGGCGAGCCGGCTGATCGCCGCCAGGGACGGTTCCGGCGTCGTGATCTATTCGGAATGGGATACGCCCGCCGCCGTGGAGGCGATGCGGGCCGACGCCCGGATGAGGGCCTATTTCCCGCAGATCCTCGAACTGGCGACATTCGACTCCACTCTGGGCGCAACCGTCTTCAGCGACGCGCGATGA
- a CDS encoding FadR/GntR family transcriptional regulator, which yields MEAQDADSASGFERVFAYLRERLLDGTLKQGERLMAERELAAQLGVSRPIVREALRALHMLGIVEIRERVGTIVKRPDASMLKDFFTLALAQQADLIDDVMEARIAIECQAVRLACERATIADFERLQRALVRIGETIDDADAGGAADFDFHRAIVLASHSPTLSVLHESMSTLLARSHRSRRELVQQFSSMKSYLIDDHKRVFDTVVARDPDRAEVTLRRHFAIGDEYRRRAVTGEGDRPDMRNAQGA from the coding sequence ATGGAAGCTCAAGATGCCGACAGTGCGTCGGGGTTCGAGCGTGTCTTCGCTTATCTGCGGGAGCGGCTGCTCGACGGCACGCTGAAGCAGGGCGAGCGGCTCATGGCCGAACGCGAACTGGCCGCTCAGCTCGGGGTAAGCCGACCGATCGTGCGCGAGGCTCTGCGGGCGCTTCACATGCTCGGCATCGTCGAGATCCGCGAACGCGTCGGCACCATCGTGAAGCGGCCGGACGCTTCGATGCTGAAAGACTTCTTCACGCTCGCGCTCGCCCAGCAGGCCGACCTCATCGACGATGTGATGGAAGCGCGCATCGCGATCGAGTGCCAAGCCGTGCGCCTGGCCTGCGAGCGCGCCACGATCGCCGATTTCGAGCGGCTGCAGCGGGCACTTGTCCGCATCGGTGAGACGATCGACGACGCCGATGCGGGCGGTGCGGCCGACTTCGACTTTCACCGCGCCATCGTGCTTGCATCGCATTCGCCGACGCTGTCGGTCCTGCATGAATCGATGTCGACGCTGCTCGCGCGCTCGCATCGCAGCCGCCGCGAGCTCGTCCAGCAGTTCAGCTCGATGAAGAGCTATCTGATCGACGACCACAAGCGCGTCTTCGACACCGTCGTCGCGCGCGATCCCGATCGCGCCGAGGTGACGCTTCGGCGCCATTTTGCGATCGGCGACGAATACCGGCGCCGCGCCGTTACCGGCGAAGGCGACCGCCCCGACATGCGCAACGCACAGGGCGCCTGA
- a CDS encoding amino acid ABC transporter permease: MGLNLDFSVVLERWPLFLDGAVMTLQLAFMAIVVGGAIGTLCAVGRGSSNRIAAGLCAGYVETIRNTPLLVQIFLVYFGLASIGFKFSAFSVAAAALAINVGAYTAEIMRAGFESIPPSQIEAAEGLALSRFQIYWHVILLPAIEKVYPSLTSQFVLLMLASSVTSQISAEELTAVANYVQSDTYRAFETYILVALAYIALSLVLRAAFWGLGQILFPRRRRLGTPL; this comes from the coding sequence ATGGGGCTCAACCTCGACTTCTCCGTCGTTCTGGAGCGCTGGCCGCTCTTCCTCGACGGCGCGGTGATGACGCTGCAGCTCGCCTTCATGGCGATCGTGGTCGGGGGAGCGATCGGTACGCTCTGCGCCGTCGGCCGCGGCAGCAGTAACCGCATCGCCGCCGGGCTTTGCGCCGGTTATGTCGAGACGATCCGCAACACGCCGCTGCTCGTTCAGATCTTCCTGGTCTATTTCGGCCTCGCCAGCATCGGCTTCAAATTCTCGGCCTTCTCAGTGGCTGCGGCGGCGCTCGCCATCAATGTCGGCGCCTATACCGCCGAGATCATGCGGGCGGGTTTCGAGTCGATTCCGCCCAGCCAGATCGAGGCGGCGGAGGGTCTCGCTCTCTCGCGCTTCCAGATTTACTGGCACGTCATCCTGTTGCCGGCGATCGAGAAGGTCTATCCGTCGCTGACCAGCCAGTTCGTGCTGCTGATGCTGGCTTCGTCGGTCACCTCGCAGATCTCCGCCGAGGAGCTGACCGCGGTCGCCAACTACGTCCAGTCGGATACCTACCGCGCCTTCGAGACCTATATCCTGGTCGCGCTCGCCTATATCGCGCTCTCGCTCGTCCTGCGAGCCGCCTTCTGGGGGCTGGGACAGATCCTCTTCCCGCGCCGCCGGCGCCTCGGCACGCCGCTCTAG
- a CDS encoding amino acid ABC transporter ATP-binding protein yields the protein MSQERLIVERPIVVLDKVHKSFGALKVLDGVSFTVERGEVLVLIGRSGSGKSTALRCIDRFEKIDSGEILVCDHRVDAADIDLRALRQDVGIVFQSYNLFPHLTIEQNITLAPVSVKGMRKAEARELAKAMLARVGLSEKLDAYPEQLSGGQQQRAAIARSLAMQPKVMLFDEVTSALDPELTGEVLKVIEQLAADGMTMVMVTHEMGFARGIADQVVFMHAGRVHEAGSASILSAPATPELAQFVGTGL from the coding sequence ATGAGCCAGGAACGCCTCATCGTCGAACGCCCCATCGTCGTCCTCGACAAGGTCCATAAGAGCTTCGGCGCGCTCAAGGTGCTGGACGGCGTCAGCTTCACAGTCGAGCGCGGCGAGGTGCTGGTGCTGATCGGTCGCTCGGGCTCCGGCAAGAGCACGGCGCTGCGCTGCATCGACCGCTTCGAGAAGATCGATTCCGGCGAGATCCTGGTCTGCGACCACCGCGTCGACGCTGCCGATATCGACCTGCGCGCCCTGCGTCAGGACGTCGGCATCGTCTTCCAGAGCTACAACCTGTTTCCCCATCTCACCATCGAGCAGAACATCACGCTGGCGCCGGTCTCGGTGAAGGGCATGCGCAAGGCCGAAGCGCGGGAGCTCGCGAAGGCGATGCTGGCCAGGGTCGGCCTGTCCGAGAAGCTCGACGCCTATCCCGAGCAGCTCTCCGGCGGCCAGCAGCAGCGCGCGGCGATCGCCCGCTCGCTCGCCATGCAGCCCAAGGTGATGCTGTTCGACGAGGTCACCTCGGCGCTCGATCCGGAGCTGACCGGCGAAGTCCTCAAGGTCATCGAGCAACTCGCCGCCGACGGCATGACCATGGTCATGGTCACCCATGAGATGGGGTTCGCTCGGGGCATCGCCGATCAGGTGGTGTTCATGCATGCAGGCAGGGTCCACGAGGCCGGCAGTGCCTCGATCCTGTCAGCTCCGGCCACGCCGGAACTCGCCCAGTTCGTCGGAACCGGGCTCTAA
- a CDS encoding sigma-70 family RNA polymerase sigma factor, producing MDAKDFEERLRAFRPRLHRYCARMVGSSVDGEDVLQDALVKALRAQAEGTVVEDPEAWLLRIAHRTSLDFLRQRSRSRVVPLTENLEEVPMPEADIVTVGFQTFLQLPELQRCAVILKDVLGHSVEEIAAIAECTPAAAKSALQRGRAALRQLARQPEDTRLPLMSDADRQKMTSYVQLFQSGDFDAIRAMLAEEVKLDLVNRLKLEGRENIGRYFTRYAEETRWRFSFGAVEGRPAMLVFDTEGSPERPAHFVLLGWRDDRITTIRDFLFSPYVVEAADWARLG from the coding sequence ATGGACGCGAAGGATTTCGAGGAGCGCCTGCGCGCGTTCAGGCCAAGGCTGCACCGCTATTGCGCGCGCATGGTGGGCTCGTCCGTGGATGGCGAGGACGTCCTTCAGGACGCTCTCGTCAAAGCGCTTCGCGCACAGGCGGAAGGCACCGTGGTGGAGGATCCAGAAGCCTGGCTGCTCCGTATCGCCCATCGCACCAGCCTGGATTTCCTGCGCCAGCGCTCCCGCAGCAGGGTCGTTCCGCTCACCGAGAACCTGGAAGAGGTGCCGATGCCGGAAGCCGACATCGTGACGGTCGGCTTCCAGACCTTCCTGCAGCTACCCGAATTGCAGCGCTGCGCCGTGATCCTCAAGGACGTGCTGGGACATTCGGTCGAGGAGATCGCCGCCATCGCGGAGTGCACGCCGGCGGCGGCCAAATCGGCGCTCCAGCGCGGGCGCGCTGCACTGCGACAGCTGGCCCGGCAGCCCGAGGACACGCGGCTGCCTCTGATGTCCGACGCCGATCGGCAGAAGATGACCAGCTATGTCCAGCTGTTCCAGAGCGGCGATTTCGATGCCATTCGCGCCATGCTCGCCGAGGAAGTGAAGCTCGATCTGGTGAACCGGCTCAAGCTGGAGGGGCGTGAAAACATCGGTCGCTACTTCACCCGCTATGCCGAGGAGACGCGGTGGCGCTTCTCCTTCGGCGCGGTGGAAGGACGCCCGGCTATGCTGGTCTTCGACACGGAAGGCTCGCCGGAGAGGCCCGCGCATTTCGTGCTTCTCGGTTGGCGCGACGACCGGATCACTACGATCCGCGATTTCCTGTTCTCGCCTTATGTGGTCGAGGCAGCCGACTGGGCGCGGCTGGGCTGA
- a CDS encoding NAD(P)-dependent oxidoreductase: MAGNEKGSVGFIGLGTMGREMVRNLLKAGHQVTVFDIIEDAVAALAAEGATPATSPAEAAAAADIAITMLPDTPQVEDVIYGDGGLLAAPPRGRLIVDMSTISPVAVRRMHADLKAVGSDFIDAPVSGGPIGARNATLTIMAGGEAGAFARAEPFFRGMGTTITHVGAPGAGQAVKLCNQLICGINIQAVCEAIALGRASGVDLEQMRAVLLGGSAASWMLDKLGPAMIAGDAGAGFRIDLMLKDLRLVQEQAQALSVPLPGTALVTSQYIEARAHGEGGNGNQALFRVYDRMTNRA; the protein is encoded by the coding sequence ATGGCAGGAAACGAAAAGGGCAGCGTCGGCTTCATCGGCCTCGGCACGATGGGCCGCGAGATGGTGCGCAACCTCCTCAAGGCCGGGCATCAGGTCACCGTCTTCGACATCATCGAGGACGCGGTGGCAGCACTGGCGGCGGAGGGAGCGACGCCGGCGACGAGCCCGGCCGAGGCCGCGGCGGCTGCCGATATCGCGATCACGATGCTGCCGGACACGCCCCAAGTCGAGGATGTGATCTACGGCGACGGCGGGCTCCTGGCCGCACCGCCGCGCGGGCGGCTGATCGTCGACATGAGCACGATCTCGCCGGTTGCGGTCCGCCGGATGCATGCCGATCTCAAGGCCGTTGGTAGTGACTTCATCGACGCGCCGGTTTCGGGCGGTCCGATCGGCGCCAGGAACGCGACGTTGACGATCATGGCCGGCGGCGAGGCCGGCGCCTTCGCCAGGGCGGAGCCCTTCTTCCGCGGCATGGGCACGACCATCACCCATGTCGGCGCGCCGGGCGCCGGCCAGGCGGTCAAGCTCTGCAACCAGCTGATCTGCGGCATCAACATCCAGGCGGTCTGCGAGGCGATTGCGCTCGGCCGCGCCTCCGGCGTCGATCTGGAGCAGATGCGCGCCGTGCTGCTCGGCGGCTCGGCCGCCTCCTGGATGCTCGACAAGCTCGGCCCGGCGATGATCGCCGGCGATGCCGGGGCGGGCTTCCGCATCGACCTGATGCTCAAGGACCTTCGGCTCGTGCAGGAGCAGGCGCAGGCGCTCTCGGTGCCGCTTCCAGGTACGGCGCTGGTCACCAGCCAGTACATCGAGGCGCGCGCCCATGGCGAGGGCGGGAACGGCAATCAGGCGCTCTTTCGCGTCTATGATCGCATGACGAACCGGGCCTGA
- a CDS encoding LacI family DNA-binding transcriptional regulator: MTRGSITIGDVAAKAGVSRATVSRAFTRPNLLTLAVVEQVRRIADELGYVPNRIARALSTGRFGTLALLVPDIANPFFPPLIRAAQARADALGYAVFLGDSDETPDREDRLLAKLAPQVDGFVVASPRLDEERIRFHAGQKPTVLINRDIADVPRVLIDVRGGIEMAMTHLFALGHRRIAYVGGPAASWANQQREQAAMAAAQRFGIEELAIPAYRPTYEAGQAAVERLIAAGVSAAIAFDDIVAQGLVAGLSARGLVIPRDLSIVGFDDVLAATTYPPLTTIDAHCADAGAAAVEMLLEIIEAGGRRDACLTIPTRLVERASTGPFTTEEATPGRPASARNKQRSIDQRGRT, from the coding sequence ATGACACGGGGCTCGATCACGATCGGGGATGTCGCGGCGAAGGCCGGCGTGTCGCGCGCGACCGTTTCGCGCGCCTTCACCCGGCCCAACCTCCTGACGCTAGCGGTCGTCGAGCAGGTCAGGCGGATCGCAGACGAACTGGGCTATGTCCCCAACCGCATCGCGCGAGCCCTCAGCACCGGCCGGTTCGGAACGCTCGCGCTGCTCGTTCCGGACATCGCCAACCCGTTCTTCCCGCCGCTCATCCGCGCCGCGCAGGCACGGGCCGACGCACTGGGCTATGCGGTATTCCTCGGCGATTCCGACGAGACCCCCGATCGCGAGGACCGCCTGCTGGCGAAACTGGCGCCGCAGGTCGATGGCTTCGTCGTCGCCTCGCCCCGCCTCGACGAGGAGCGCATCCGCTTCCACGCGGGCCAGAAGCCGACCGTGCTGATCAACCGCGACATCGCCGATGTTCCGCGCGTGCTCATCGACGTGCGCGGCGGCATCGAGATGGCGATGACGCATCTCTTTGCGCTCGGCCATCGCCGCATCGCTTATGTCGGCGGCCCGGCCGCGTCATGGGCAAACCAGCAGCGCGAGCAGGCCGCGATGGCGGCAGCGCAGCGCTTCGGCATCGAGGAGCTGGCCATCCCCGCCTATCGGCCGACCTACGAGGCCGGCCAGGCGGCGGTCGAGCGCCTGATCGCGGCCGGTGTCAGCGCCGCCATCGCCTTCGACGACATTGTCGCCCAGGGATTGGTCGCGGGCTTGAGCGCACGCGGCCTCGTCATCCCGCGCGACCTCAGCATCGTCGGCTTCGACGACGTGCTGGCCGCCACGACCTATCCGCCATTGACCACGATCGACGCGCACTGCGCCGATGCCGGTGCGGCCGCCGTCGAAATGCTGCTGGAGATCATCGAGGCCGGTGGAAGGCGCGACGCTTGTCTCACCATCCCGACCCGCCTCGTCGAGCGCGCGAGCACCGGCCCGTTCACGACCGAGGAAGCGACACCCGGGCGACCCGCATCCGCCCGGAACAAGCAGAGATCAATCGACCAAAGAGGGAGAACGTGA
- a CDS encoding MFS transporter: MSPETLSKRTLRFVNAAHALDHFVLLIYPTAVLAIAAQTGLSYAELIGLATGAFVAFGLCSLPMGWLSDRFGRRNMLAVFFIGYGLSCLGVASASQPAAFAAWLLVLGVASAIYHPVGSTMLVNHASQLGRDLGVNAVWGNLGAASAAGVTALIAATLGWRAAFILPGLVCLALGVAFVMLVPGDGEPHANRAGKAELIPLSRPVALLIVFAVAIIAGGMTFNLTTIALPKILDERLGLDLPLALTGSLATLVFIFGAGAQWLMGRLVDRYTLPALFVGLALLQPIGLAIAAVTQGIPLLLGLTLTMTAIYGQVVVNDAMVARYVPAQHRAKAFSVRYFLGFTVSGFVVPMLAVLYAQGGFGLVLGAAAVFGLIVWCASVAFYYLAQGSRTEVPTPAE, from the coding sequence ATGTCCCCAGAGACCCTGTCCAAGCGAACCCTGCGCTTCGTCAACGCCGCCCATGCGCTCGATCACTTCGTGCTGCTGATCTATCCGACCGCCGTACTCGCCATCGCAGCGCAGACCGGCCTGAGCTATGCCGAGCTGATCGGGCTCGCGACCGGCGCCTTCGTCGCCTTCGGCCTGTGCTCCCTGCCGATGGGCTGGCTTTCGGACCGTTTCGGACGGCGCAACATGCTTGCGGTCTTCTTCATCGGCTATGGCCTGTCCTGCCTCGGCGTCGCCAGCGCGAGCCAGCCCGCAGCCTTCGCCGCCTGGCTCCTGGTGCTCGGCGTTGCCTCCGCGATCTATCATCCGGTCGGCTCGACGATGCTGGTCAACCATGCCAGCCAGCTCGGGCGCGATCTCGGCGTCAACGCGGTCTGGGGTAATCTCGGCGCGGCTTCGGCGGCCGGCGTCACCGCACTCATCGCCGCGACTCTCGGCTGGCGCGCCGCCTTCATACTGCCGGGGCTCGTCTGCCTCGCGCTCGGCGTCGCCTTCGTGATGCTGGTTCCCGGCGACGGTGAACCGCATGCGAACCGCGCGGGCAAGGCGGAGCTCATCCCGTTGAGCCGCCCCGTCGCCCTCCTGATCGTCTTCGCCGTCGCCATCATCGCCGGCGGCATGACCTTCAACCTGACGACCATCGCCTTGCCGAAGATCCTCGACGAGCGGCTGGGCCTCGACCTGCCGCTGGCGCTGACCGGCTCGCTGGCGACATTGGTCTTCATCTTCGGCGCCGGGGCGCAATGGCTGATGGGACGGCTCGTCGATCGCTATACGCTGCCAGCCCTGTTCGTCGGCCTCGCGCTGCTGCAGCCGATCGGCCTCGCCATCGCCGCCGTGACGCAGGGCATCCCGCTGCTGCTCGGCCTCACCCTGACGATGACCGCGATCTATGGCCAGGTCGTCGTCAACGATGCGATGGTCGCCCGCTACGTGCCGGCCCAGCACCGCGCCAAGGCGTTCAGCGTGCGCTATTTCCTCGGCTTCACGGTCAGCGGCTTCGTGGTGCCGATGCTGGCGGTCCTCTATGCGCAGGGCGGCTTCGGGCTGGTCCTGGGCGCAGCCGCCGTCTTCGGCCTGATCGTCTGGTGCGCTTCGGTCGCCTTCTACTATCTGGCGCAGGGCTCACGCACGGAGGTACCGACTCCAGCCGAATAG
- a CDS encoding amino acid ABC transporter permease has protein sequence MGGSLNANHLLFLGQGALWTIGLSAIALIGGGIVGFLIALARVSPSKAVRLISGAYVQLVQGTPLLVIMFLGYFGLSALGFAITPLWAAGASLTIYVGAYFGEIWRGCIQAVPRPQWEAAEGLGLSRTQRMLKVILPQAMRIATPPTVGFMVQIIKNTSLASVVGFVELARSGQIINNSLFEPFLIYAIIALIYFALCFPISLLSRRLERRMGVGRAKLMPA, from the coding sequence ATGGGCGGCTCCCTCAACGCGAACCATCTCCTTTTCCTCGGTCAGGGCGCGCTCTGGACGATCGGCTTGTCGGCGATCGCGCTCATCGGTGGCGGGATCGTCGGCTTCCTGATCGCGCTCGCCCGCGTCTCGCCGAGCAAGGCCGTGCGGCTGATCAGCGGCGCCTATGTGCAGCTCGTCCAAGGCACGCCGCTTCTGGTGATCATGTTCCTCGGCTATTTCGGCCTCTCGGCGCTCGGCTTCGCGATCACGCCGCTTTGGGCGGCCGGGGCCTCGCTGACGATCTATGTCGGCGCCTATTTCGGCGAGATCTGGCGCGGCTGCATCCAGGCCGTGCCGCGCCCGCAATGGGAGGCGGCCGAAGGGCTGGGCCTGAGCCGTACCCAGCGCATGCTGAAGGTCATCCTGCCCCAGGCCATGCGCATCGCTACGCCCCCGACCGTCGGTTTCATGGTGCAGATCATCAAGAACACCTCGCTCGCCTCGGTCGTCGGTTTCGTCGAGCTCGCCCGCTCCGGCCAGATCATCAACAACTCGCTGTTCGAACCCTTCCTGATCTACGCGATCATCGCCCTGATCTACTTCGCGCTCTGCTTCCCGATCTCGCTCCTCAGCCGGCGTCTCGAACGCCGCATGGGCGTCGGCCGCGCGAAGCTGATGCCGGCCTGA
- the rpiB gene encoding ribose 5-phosphate isomerase B, producing the protein MRLVIGSDHAGWSLKQHVIDHIKSLGHEVIDVGSHDDQPVDFPDIAREVARKVTSGEAERGIMVCGTGVGASIAANKMKGIRAAVCHDIHSAHQSVEHDDVNVMCIGAKIVGPWLASDLISSYLAAEFSTDEDFRRRVEKLHRMDAEG; encoded by the coding sequence ATGCGCCTCGTCATCGGCTCCGACCATGCCGGCTGGTCCCTCAAGCAGCACGTCATCGACCACATCAAATCACTGGGGCACGAGGTCATCGATGTCGGCTCCCATGACGATCAGCCCGTCGACTTTCCCGACATCGCCCGAGAAGTTGCCCGCAAGGTCACCTCCGGCGAGGCCGAGCGCGGCATCATGGTCTGCGGCACCGGCGTCGGGGCCTCGATCGCCGCCAACAAGATGAAGGGCATCCGCGCCGCCGTCTGCCACGACATTCACTCCGCCCATCAGAGCGTCGAGCACGACGACGTCAACGTGATGTGCATCGGCGCGAAGATCGTCGGTCCCTGGCTCGCCAGCGACCTGATCTCCTCCTATCTCGCTGCGGAATTCTCGACCGACGAGGATTTCCGCCGCAGGGTCGAGAAGCTTCATCGGATGGATGCCGAAGGCTGA